A window of Natrinema versiforme contains these coding sequences:
- a CDS encoding right-handed parallel beta-helix repeat-containing protein codes for MARDNSVLNDGESADSGPESGDTGGNNRLLDRRSYLKLTGAASVIGGGLATGSAAAAEDYEVIEASNEWYNIDDGEVFENKIIDFSNGNWFGLYARESTNWTIRNVGFVGTHRHDRHAIAVADVDGNTSTIENVYMGDGCLRPSSYSSHGQCGIWVAPEHSGHIDIRNCNVQDWPNNGIYASAPGYNGNGGTVHIDNCYAANNYVSSYRLSSNGSKCTNSVAYNDSNGRYNGRCFWGWNPGRMEVSNCHFSSGSYTNAIHLGRNGKTTRISIDNTQFDGISQRGNIQLSRGSGLGSNPDLSIPDGVPTSAEEAASGGSSEPSPSPEPGQDPSESSLANTIVFDGNGTSDSTSYEFVVSDAVEASTDENATIDQAASVDGKRASGTVADYLDAFRFDGQIERLSVDGNATVRVNGVEIDPADIDDVLQNIILINGSDEDSTRYEFSVSGEVERSSYDGASIDDEDAIEGGTVYGGVADWKDAFKFSGEIEELTVDGPGTVSVNGERVHPSDFGDDLPHVLEVQGPGVPVGFEITVDGEIEFAGEDDPEDEATTISGSTVQSTVTSDNLRFRFSGTLTDVTMTGGKATITVDGEEIDLEEYGDPELLPHAIVFDGTGASKPSTYSFRATGKVIKAQYRDATIDDDDIVEDTTVRGGVAGWLDAYWFDGDIEDFKILGDATVDVQYNARKQ; via the coding sequence ATGGCACGCGACAATTCGGTATTGAATGACGGCGAATCTGCGGATAGCGGCCCCGAGAGCGGTGATACGGGCGGTAATAATAGATTACTGGACCGTCGCTCGTACCTGAAGCTAACGGGTGCGGCATCCGTGATCGGCGGCGGACTGGCGACCGGCAGCGCGGCCGCCGCCGAGGACTACGAGGTCATCGAGGCCTCCAACGAGTGGTACAACATCGACGACGGCGAGGTCTTCGAGAACAAGATCATCGACTTCTCGAACGGCAACTGGTTCGGGCTCTACGCTCGAGAGTCGACGAACTGGACGATCCGGAACGTCGGCTTCGTCGGGACCCACCGACACGACAGGCACGCGATCGCGGTCGCCGACGTCGACGGCAACACGTCGACGATCGAAAACGTCTACATGGGAGACGGCTGTCTCCGGCCGAGCAGCTACAGTTCCCACGGACAGTGTGGTATCTGGGTCGCCCCGGAACACAGCGGTCACATCGACATCCGAAACTGTAACGTTCAGGACTGGCCCAACAACGGGATCTACGCGTCCGCCCCCGGCTACAACGGCAACGGCGGCACCGTCCACATCGATAACTGCTACGCGGCGAACAACTACGTCTCGAGCTACCGGCTGAGCTCCAACGGCTCGAAGTGTACGAACTCCGTGGCGTACAACGACAGTAACGGTCGGTACAACGGCCGCTGTTTCTGGGGCTGGAACCCCGGACGGATGGAGGTCTCGAACTGCCACTTCAGTTCCGGGTCCTACACCAACGCGATCCACCTCGGCCGAAACGGCAAGACGACACGGATCAGCATCGATAACACGCAGTTCGATGGGATCAGTCAGCGCGGGAACATCCAACTCTCCCGCGGGAGCGGGCTCGGATCCAACCCCGATCTCTCGATTCCCGACGGCGTCCCGACCTCGGCCGAAGAAGCTGCAAGCGGTGGCTCGTCCGAGCCGTCGCCCAGCCCCGAGCCGGGACAAGACCCGAGCGAATCGTCGCTGGCGAACACGATCGTCTTCGACGGGAACGGCACGTCGGATTCCACGAGCTACGAGTTCGTCGTCAGCGACGCGGTCGAGGCGAGCACCGACGAAAACGCGACGATCGACCAAGCAGCGTCGGTCGACGGCAAACGCGCCAGCGGCACCGTCGCCGACTACCTCGACGCGTTCCGGTTCGACGGCCAGATCGAGCGCCTGTCGGTCGACGGTAACGCGACCGTCCGCGTCAACGGCGTCGAGATCGACCCCGCCGACATCGACGATGTCCTGCAGAACATCATCCTCATCAACGGGAGCGACGAGGACTCAACTCGCTACGAATTCTCCGTCAGCGGCGAGGTCGAACGGAGCAGCTACGACGGCGCGTCGATCGACGACGAGGACGCCATCGAGGGCGGTACCGTCTACGGCGGCGTCGCCGACTGGAAGGACGCCTTCAAATTCAGCGGCGAGATCGAAGAACTGACTGTCGACGGCCCCGGAACGGTCTCCGTCAACGGCGAGCGGGTCCATCCCTCGGACTTCGGCGACGACCTCCCCCACGTCCTCGAGGTACAGGGACCCGGCGTCCCCGTCGGATTCGAGATCACGGTCGACGGTGAGATCGAGTTCGCGGGCGAGGACGATCCGGAGGACGAAGCGACCACGATCTCGGGCTCGACGGTCCAGAGCACCGTCACCAGCGACAATCTCCGCTTCCGTTTCTCAGGGACGCTGACCGATGTCACGATGACCGGCGGCAAGGCAACGATCACGGTCGACGGCGAGGAGATCGACCTCGAGGAGTACGGCGACCCCGAGCTCCTCCCGCACGCGATCGTCTTCGACGGCACCGGCGCTTCCAAGCCGAGTACGTACTCGTTCCGCGCAACCGGCAAAGTCATCAAGGCTCAGTACCGGGACGCGACGATCGACGACGACGATATCGTCGAGGACACGACGGTCCGCGGCGGCGTCGCCGGCTGGCTCGACGCCTACTGGTTCGACGGCGACATCGAGGACTTCAAAATCCTCGGCGACGCGACGGTCGACGTCCAGTACAACGCACGTAAACAGTAA
- a CDS encoding PAS domain-containing sensor histidine kinase → MDVDIGDLASILLEHAQDKLAVVDESGRYLYVNDASESILGYEPAQLVGEQSREYVHPDDRQTVADRFERVSATGDRSATVRYRHATRSGEWVWLESRFTDLPDDALEGYVVSSRDISDQIAAERDRRDAESRLRTIAGTVGDVLWMFDGDWSEVLFVNPAYEDVFGQSVADLEADPQQFLEVVHPDDVPCVREAMRRASSGESVDVEYRVNPTTDYGRWVWVRSEPIIEEGEVVRIVGFSRDITDRRRRERQLAVMDNLLRHNLRNDLSVILGNAECIAREAEEPSRGRAEIIRQQGADLLESADKQREIIELLTAQSVPDTIDLVPVVADAVEPIRERYPDAMIRTALPDAATANALYEIQLAVTELLENAVDHAPDKSPDISVTVRSRPETVDIEIQDSCPPIPEVEFRVLTGDWEMDDVYHTSGLGLWLVYWVVDLSDGHIAFERTETGNAITVTLPRGQL, encoded by the coding sequence ATGGACGTGGATATCGGCGATCTGGCCTCGATCTTGCTCGAGCACGCCCAGGACAAACTCGCCGTTGTCGACGAGTCGGGGCGGTATCTCTACGTCAACGACGCGAGCGAGTCTATTCTCGGCTACGAACCGGCACAACTCGTCGGCGAACAGTCCCGAGAGTACGTCCATCCGGACGACAGGCAGACGGTCGCGGATCGGTTCGAGCGGGTCAGCGCGACGGGCGACCGGTCGGCGACGGTTCGGTATCGCCACGCGACCCGGAGCGGCGAGTGGGTGTGGCTGGAGAGTCGCTTTACCGACCTGCCAGACGATGCCCTCGAGGGCTACGTCGTCAGTTCGCGCGATATATCCGATCAGATCGCCGCGGAGCGAGACCGCCGAGACGCCGAAAGCCGGCTCCGAACGATCGCCGGCACCGTCGGCGACGTGCTCTGGATGTTCGACGGCGACTGGTCCGAGGTCCTGTTCGTCAACCCGGCCTACGAGGACGTCTTCGGCCAGTCCGTCGCGGACCTCGAGGCGGACCCACAGCAGTTTCTCGAGGTCGTCCACCCCGACGACGTTCCCTGCGTTCGCGAGGCGATGCGCCGCGCCTCGAGCGGCGAGTCGGTCGACGTCGAGTATCGCGTCAACCCGACCACCGACTACGGCCGCTGGGTCTGGGTGCGCTCCGAACCGATCATCGAAGAGGGGGAGGTCGTCCGGATCGTCGGCTTCTCTCGGGACATTACCGATCGGCGGCGGCGGGAGCGCCAGTTGGCCGTCATGGACAACCTCCTCCGGCACAACCTGCGGAACGATCTGTCGGTCATCCTCGGCAACGCCGAGTGTATCGCCCGCGAGGCCGAGGAGCCGTCTCGCGGGCGCGCGGAGATCATTCGACAGCAGGGAGCGGACCTCCTCGAGAGCGCCGACAAACAACGCGAAATCATCGAGCTGCTCACGGCGCAGTCGGTCCCGGACACGATCGATCTCGTCCCCGTCGTCGCCGACGCGGTCGAACCGATACGCGAGCGGTATCCGGACGCGATGATCCGAACGGCGCTCCCGGACGCGGCGACCGCGAACGCACTGTACGAGATCCAACTGGCCGTGACGGAACTGCTCGAGAACGCCGTCGACCACGCGCCAGACAAGTCGCCTGACATCTCGGTTACCGTTCGATCTCGGCCTGAGACGGTCGATATCGAGATTCAGGACAGTTGCCCGCCGATTCCGGAAGTCGAGTTTCGCGTCCTGACCGGCGACTGGGAGATGGACGATGTCTATCACACGTCCGGACTGGGACTGTGGCTCGTCTACTGGGTCGTCGATCTCTCGGACGGCCACATCGCGTTCGAGCGCACCGAGACGGGAAACGCGATCACCGTGACGCTGCCGCGCGGACAGCTGTAG
- a CDS encoding alkaline phosphatase family protein encodes MSGSTTPSERAFVLGLDGVPWRLIERWSDEGELPNFARMREEGASGTLDSTRPPTTPLAWPSIATGVWPDKHGIYGFQNLSSEYSHEMYTSQDLAQPALWDQLGPAHVGNVPMTYPAREIDGTMVTGMMTPSTDQEFAHPPDLQDEIDSRIPNYEISLDYPEYADRLDDFEVAVDDMLAKRRELMQTQMDRAGDDWQLFFFVYTAPDRFQHLIWDMDRLLAHYKKLDEVLGEVMDYTDDHDADLYVVSDHGFGPIEDLVYVNRILEQEGYLFRREDDGTRGALASLGISRDAITGALNRVGITEETLVQSLPRRLVDSVAEQIPGDHALYDVDYERTVAFVHDTGNCYINDTERFDSGVVSPSEVPQVKADIRAAFESATDDDGEALLEVHDGDELFPTDEDSPDLVVGGRGVYESRSGMADEVLGDTGTYDASHRSEGIVLCRGPSIAPGAELRGARVVDVAPTLLHGIGEPVPENSDGRVLFDAFDEAGTPAKTKVERTTLTRIESDEEVDEDFDDVEDRLKGLGYME; translated from the coding sequence ATGAGCGGATCTACGACTCCCTCCGAGCGAGCGTTCGTGCTCGGACTCGACGGCGTGCCGTGGAGACTCATCGAGCGATGGAGCGACGAGGGGGAACTCCCCAACTTCGCCCGGATGCGCGAGGAAGGCGCGTCCGGAACGCTCGATAGCACTCGCCCACCGACGACGCCGCTCGCGTGGCCGTCGATCGCCACGGGGGTCTGGCCGGATAAACACGGGATATACGGCTTCCAGAACCTCTCGTCGGAGTATAGCCACGAGATGTATACGAGCCAGGATCTGGCACAGCCGGCCCTCTGGGACCAGCTCGGGCCAGCCCACGTCGGGAACGTCCCGATGACATATCCGGCCCGCGAGATCGACGGCACCATGGTCACGGGGATGATGACGCCCTCGACGGACCAGGAGTTCGCGCATCCGCCCGACCTGCAAGACGAGATCGACTCCCGCATTCCGAACTACGAGATCAGCCTCGACTATCCCGAGTACGCCGACCGACTGGACGACTTCGAGGTCGCCGTCGACGACATGCTCGCGAAGCGCCGCGAACTGATGCAGACCCAGATGGACCGCGCGGGCGACGACTGGCAACTGTTCTTCTTCGTGTACACCGCACCGGACCGGTTCCAGCACCTCATCTGGGACATGGACCGGCTGCTCGCCCACTACAAGAAACTCGACGAGGTCCTCGGCGAGGTCATGGACTACACGGACGACCACGACGCGGACCTCTACGTCGTCTCCGACCACGGCTTCGGTCCGATCGAGGACCTCGTCTACGTCAACCGCATCTTAGAACAGGAGGGCTACCTGTTCCGGCGCGAGGACGACGGGACCCGCGGCGCGCTCGCGAGCCTCGGCATCTCCCGGGACGCGATCACGGGCGCGCTCAATCGGGTCGGGATCACCGAGGAGACGCTCGTCCAGTCGCTGCCCCGGCGGCTGGTCGACTCCGTCGCCGAACAGATCCCCGGCGATCACGCGCTCTACGACGTCGACTACGAGCGGACCGTCGCGTTCGTCCACGACACGGGCAACTGCTACATCAACGACACCGAGCGCTTCGACAGCGGCGTCGTCTCGCCGAGCGAGGTGCCGCAGGTGAAAGCCGACATCCGGGCCGCCTTCGAGTCGGCGACCGACGACGACGGCGAGGCACTACTCGAGGTCCACGACGGTGACGAACTGTTCCCGACGGACGAGGACTCGCCGGATCTGGTGGTCGGCGGCCGCGGCGTCTACGAGTCCCGCAGCGGGATGGCAGACGAGGTCCTCGGCGACACGGGGACCTACGACGCGAGCCACCGCAGCGAGGGGATCGTCCTCTGTCGCGGCCCCTCGATCGCTCCCGGCGCGGAACTCCGCGGGGCTCGAGTGGTCGATGTCGCTCCGACCCTGCTCCACGGGATCGGCGAACCGGTCCCGGAGAACTCCGACGGACGGGTGCTGTTCGACGCGTTCGACGAGGCGGGCACGCCCGCGAAGACCAAAGTCGAGCGCACGACGCTGACGCGAATCGAGAGCGACGAGGAGGTCGACGAGGACTTCGACGACGTCGAGGATCGGCTGAAGGGCCTCGGCTACATGGAATAA
- a CDS encoding polysaccharide deacetylase family protein, translating to MGSVVISLDAELGWGFHDLAEPPSDRVDAGRRGWSVMVELLAEFDVPATWAVVGHLMLDSCDGSHADHPAPDGWFEHERADWANREELRFGPDLVDDMLESDVDHEFASHSFSHVLFGRPETDRDLAVAELERSREIAADWNQSIDSFIYPRNDIGHRDVLAEQGVTAYRGKSPTRDGVRGVFDSTIRDQSMLVEPVVDEHGLVNVPASMFLFGFEGPARTVAESIWEDPMVALARRGIDEAARTDGLFHMWLHPNNLTRERDDKRMRAILSHLERQRSATDLTVETLADVADRIVSPSGFDEQATASWN from the coding sequence GTGGGCAGCGTCGTAATCTCCCTCGACGCCGAACTCGGCTGGGGATTTCACGACCTCGCCGAACCGCCGAGCGACCGCGTCGACGCCGGCCGGCGGGGCTGGTCGGTCATGGTCGAGTTGTTAGCGGAGTTCGACGTGCCCGCGACGTGGGCCGTCGTCGGCCACCTCATGCTCGACTCCTGTGACGGCAGCCACGCCGACCATCCGGCCCCCGACGGGTGGTTCGAGCACGAGCGAGCCGACTGGGCGAATCGCGAGGAGCTTCGATTCGGTCCCGACCTCGTTGACGACATGCTCGAGTCCGATGTCGATCACGAGTTCGCCAGCCACTCCTTTTCCCACGTCCTGTTCGGCCGGCCGGAGACGGACCGCGATCTCGCCGTCGCCGAACTCGAGCGCAGCCGTGAGATCGCGGCCGACTGGAACCAGTCGATCGACTCGTTCATTTATCCGCGCAACGATATCGGCCACCGCGACGTGCTGGCCGAGCAAGGCGTCACGGCCTACCGCGGCAAATCGCCGACTCGAGACGGCGTTCGGGGCGTCTTCGACTCGACGATCCGGGATCAGTCGATGTTGGTCGAGCCGGTCGTCGACGAGCACGGCCTGGTCAACGTCCCCGCGTCGATGTTCCTGTTCGGGTTCGAGGGGCCGGCGCGAACGGTCGCGGAATCGATCTGGGAAGACCCCATGGTCGCGCTGGCTCGCCGCGGGATCGACGAGGCCGCACGCACTGACGGCCTCTTTCACATGTGGCTCCACCCGAACAACCTGACCCGCGAGCGAGACGACAAGCGGATGCGAGCGATCCTCTCCCACCTCGAGCGCCAGCGGTCCGCGACCGATCTCACCGTCGAGACGCTGGCCGATGTCGCCGATCGGATCGTGAGTCCCTCGGGGTTTGACGAGCAGGCGACGGCGAGCTGGAACTGA
- a CDS encoding Gfo/Idh/MocA family protein, protein MAPPLLNRWTDSSALSLGILGVGNIGLVHLKSAVAMPDVEVVAAADAVPGNRDRAERAGVSRTYDDYATLLESEELDAAVVALPPFLHAEAVERAAEAGVDVFVEKPLARSTEEADEMLETAHEAGIAVGVDHTLRYQPDMAGVKEAYDEGSVGHVPYASITRLNDHPLGKPPADEAPPEWPMDPDAAGGGSLVELGVHCFDLLEWLFGDLKVEDASMGRTLETEAEDAATVLMAAPETGTTITLHCGTYQWEQLPEVNTRLRLEGVTGTISNQEHLPENFYAGAAKSALSNVAGRFTNDEPDVFGPTFYLQAHYDALADFCEAIREGERPPVDGADGRRTLELAETAYELAAESDDETAEPETPEVTL, encoded by the coding sequence ATGGCACCACCGCTTCTGAATCGATGGACCGACTCGAGTGCACTGTCCCTCGGGATACTCGGCGTCGGCAACATCGGTCTGGTACACTTGAAGTCCGCAGTCGCGATGCCCGACGTCGAGGTCGTCGCGGCCGCCGACGCCGTTCCCGGGAACCGCGACCGAGCCGAACGCGCCGGCGTGTCTCGAACGTACGACGACTACGCGACGCTGCTCGAGTCCGAGGAGCTAGACGCGGCGGTCGTCGCACTGCCGCCGTTCCTCCACGCCGAGGCCGTCGAACGGGCCGCCGAGGCCGGCGTCGACGTCTTCGTCGAGAAACCGCTCGCTCGCTCGACCGAGGAGGCCGACGAGATGCTCGAGACCGCCCACGAGGCGGGCATCGCCGTCGGCGTCGATCACACGCTGCGCTACCAGCCCGACATGGCTGGCGTCAAGGAGGCCTACGACGAGGGCAGCGTCGGCCACGTCCCCTACGCCTCGATCACGCGGCTCAACGACCACCCGCTGGGGAAGCCGCCCGCCGACGAGGCACCGCCGGAGTGGCCGATGGACCCCGACGCCGCCGGCGGCGGCTCCCTCGTCGAACTCGGCGTCCACTGTTTCGACCTCCTCGAGTGGCTGTTCGGCGACCTCAAGGTCGAAGACGCGTCGATGGGACGAACGCTCGAGACCGAAGCCGAGGACGCCGCGACCGTGCTCATGGCGGCCCCGGAGACGGGAACGACGATCACGCTCCACTGTGGCACCTACCAGTGGGAGCAACTCCCGGAGGTCAACACCCGGCTGCGCCTCGAGGGCGTGACGGGGACGATCAGCAACCAGGAGCACCTGCCCGAGAACTTCTACGCCGGCGCTGCAAAGTCCGCCCTATCGAACGTCGCCGGCCGGTTCACGAACGACGAGCCGGATGTCTTCGGGCCGACCTTCTACCTGCAGGCCCACTACGACGCGCTGGCGGACTTCTGTGAGGCGATCCGCGAGGGCGAGCGGCCGCCAGTCGACGGGGCCGACGGTCGGCGAACCCTCGAACTCGCCGAAACGGCCTACGAGCTGGCCGCCGAGAGCGACGACGAGACGGCCGAACCCGAGACGCCGGAGGTGACCCTATGA
- a CDS encoding DUF362 domain-containing protein: MSATPVRATAVDADDRRGSWIPDVDARMAALESPVRNLLEPALETLADADRITLVPDAHYPFHPSSGMVTDPAVIGAIVARLEGRTDAEIAVAGASDDRIAFDRTAEYLGYASLLERFDADLVDLADDRHVDDICEVDGSPTAVSVPSRLAESTAVVVPSLRPSEDGPVAGAMRTLAGTVDCSADPARVPVAATRAVDPALAVLDATTVYGDAPAAGDTLFAGSPVDIDATATALLGRSLETDAALETARGDDGPVSVEGDVDFDRLRERVSDGELPPPDETHPAVSTAYRVYAAVSGDAVPPQLEGGR, translated from the coding sequence ATGAGCGCGACGCCGGTCCGCGCGACCGCAGTCGACGCCGACGACCGCCGCGGTAGCTGGATTCCCGATGTCGATGCCCGGATGGCGGCCCTCGAGTCGCCCGTTCGGAACCTCCTCGAGCCCGCCCTCGAGACGCTGGCCGACGCCGACCGGATCACGCTCGTCCCGGACGCCCACTACCCGTTCCACCCCTCCTCGGGCATGGTCACCGACCCCGCCGTGATCGGGGCGATCGTCGCCCGCCTCGAGGGGCGGACGGACGCCGAAATCGCCGTCGCCGGCGCGAGCGACGATCGGATCGCCTTCGATCGGACCGCCGAGTACCTCGGCTACGCGAGCCTGCTCGAGCGCTTCGACGCGGATCTCGTCGATCTGGCGGACGACCGCCACGTGGACGACATCTGTGAAGTCGACGGGAGCCCGACCGCGGTCTCGGTCCCGAGCCGGCTCGCCGAGAGCACCGCGGTCGTCGTCCCGTCGCTGCGGCCGTCCGAGGACGGGCCGGTCGCGGGCGCGATGCGAACGCTCGCCGGAACCGTCGACTGCTCGGCCGATCCCGCGCGGGTGCCGGTCGCGGCGACCCGCGCCGTCGACCCCGCCCTCGCCGTGTTGGACGCGACGACCGTCTACGGCGACGCACCCGCCGCGGGCGATACCCTGTTTGCCGGTTCTCCCGTCGATATCGACGCGACCGCGACCGCACTGCTCGGCCGCTCGCTCGAGACCGACGCGGCCCTCGAGACGGCTCGCGGGGACGACGGACCGGTCTCCGTCGAGGGCGACGTCGACTTCGACCGGCTCCGAGAACGGGTTTCCGACGGCGAGTTGCCGCCGCCGGACGAGACCCACCCCGCCGTCTCGACCGCCTACCGCGTCTACGCGGCGGTGTCCGGCGACGCCGTCCCGCCGCAACTCGAGGGCGGTCGATGA
- a CDS encoding NAD-dependent epimerase/dehydratase family protein codes for MTDSRTAAVTGATGFLGSRLCDRLLAEGWTVRGLSRPTSDRGDLEGVEWYVGDLSDGETLRDLVDGADAVFHLAGIGLWSAGPETVWEVNRDGTERVLEACRDGDAGRVVFTSTAGTRRPPADADLADETDVAEPIGAYQASKAEAEDLVDQYAETDDAVTVHPTSIFGPGDEEFTAQLLSMGVDRTMPAHLPGGLSIVGVSDVIDGILAAYEHGSSGEHYILGGENLSYECAVSRIANAAGGSPARIRVPATAIQAAGPVAEVVDAVADRRMFPFDRQMANLATQRLFYSSRKASEELGYEYRPIEDHVPEAMEWYRTEMR; via the coding sequence ATGACCGACTCGCGCACGGCCGCGGTCACCGGTGCCACCGGCTTCCTCGGCTCGCGGCTCTGTGACCGCCTGCTCGCGGAGGGCTGGACCGTCCGCGGGCTCAGCCGCCCGACCTCGGACCGGGGCGACCTCGAGGGCGTCGAGTGGTACGTCGGCGACCTCTCCGACGGCGAGACGCTGCGCGACCTCGTCGACGGAGCCGACGCCGTCTTCCACCTCGCGGGGATCGGCCTCTGGAGCGCCGGCCCCGAGACCGTCTGGGAGGTCAATCGCGACGGGACCGAGCGCGTGCTCGAGGCCTGTCGCGACGGCGACGCGGGCCGCGTCGTCTTCACCAGTACCGCCGGCACGCGCCGTCCGCCGGCGGACGCCGACCTCGCCGACGAGACGGACGTGGCCGAACCGATCGGTGCCTATCAGGCGTCGAAGGCCGAGGCGGAGGACCTCGTCGATCAGTACGCCGAAACGGACGACGCCGTCACGGTCCATCCGACCTCGATCTTCGGCCCCGGCGACGAGGAGTTCACCGCCCAACTGCTCTCGATGGGCGTCGATCGGACGATGCCCGCCCACCTCCCGGGCGGCCTGAGCATCGTCGGCGTCTCGGACGTCATCGACGGCATTCTGGCGGCCTACGAGCACGGCTCCAGCGGGGAACACTACATCCTCGGCGGCGAGAACCTCTCCTACGAGTGCGCCGTCTCCCGGATCGCCAACGCCGCCGGCGGCTCGCCCGCCCGGATCCGCGTCCCGGCGACCGCGATTCAGGCCGCCGGCCCCGTCGCCGAGGTCGTCGACGCCGTCGCCGACCGCCGGATGTTCCCCTTCGACCGGCAGATGGCCAATCTCGCGACCCAACGGCTCTTCTATAGCTCGCGGAAAGCGAGCGAGGAACTGGGTTACGAGTACCGGCCGATCGAGGACCACGTTCCGGAGGCGATGGAGTGGTATCGGACGGAAATGCGGTAG
- a CDS encoding glycosyltransferase — MHVLTLTANADAPFMNQQMAALEDRGVSFTTVPVAGEVDADTDRSPADYIRTVPEVIKEAGNGYDLIHAHYGLTAPMALAQLRKPVVLSLWGSDVHGPIAPVSRASAPFCDEVIVMSEEMREVLGRDCTVIPDGVDLELFRPEPQEQAKATVGWDDDESAYNVLFPYSPARGVKNYPRAERVVSVVDNLLERPVRLRTVYGVDHDAVADYMNAADALVLTSDSEGSPNSVKEALACNLPVVAADVGDVRERLAGVNPSHVATSDEDLVRGLIDVLERDERSNGREAASEVSIERTAERMLAVYERVAGTVIETEASSERKRVQGAAGLE; from the coding sequence ATGCACGTCCTCACGCTCACCGCGAACGCCGACGCTCCCTTCATGAATCAGCAGATGGCCGCGCTCGAGGATCGAGGCGTCTCCTTTACCACGGTGCCGGTGGCCGGCGAGGTCGACGCCGACACCGACCGGAGTCCGGCGGATTACATCCGGACGGTGCCGGAAGTCATCAAGGAGGCCGGAAACGGCTACGATCTGATCCACGCCCACTACGGGCTGACGGCACCGATGGCGCTCGCACAGCTCCGCAAGCCGGTCGTCCTCTCGCTGTGGGGGTCGGACGTCCACGGTCCCATCGCCCCCGTCAGCCGGGCCTCCGCGCCGTTCTGTGACGAGGTCATCGTCATGTCCGAGGAGATGCGGGAGGTGCTCGGCCGCGACTGTACGGTGATCCCCGACGGAGTCGACCTGGAGCTGTTCCGGCCGGAGCCACAGGAGCAAGCGAAGGCAACCGTGGGCTGGGACGACGACGAATCGGCATACAACGTGTTATTCCCGTACTCGCCCGCACGCGGGGTGAAGAATTATCCGCGGGCCGAACGCGTCGTGAGCGTCGTCGACAACCTCCTCGAGCGACCGGTCCGGCTCCGAACCGTCTACGGCGTCGACCACGACGCCGTCGCGGACTACATGAACGCGGCCGACGCGCTCGTCCTGACCTCCGACAGCGAGGGGTCGCCCAACTCGGTCAAGGAGGCGCTTGCTTGCAACCTCCCCGTCGTCGCCGCCGATGTCGGCGACGTTCGGGAGCGACTGGCCGGCGTCAACCCCTCCCACGTCGCAACGAGCGACGAGGACCTCGTTCGCGGACTGATCGATGTCCTCGAGCGCGACGAGCGGTCGAACGGCCGCGAGGCCGCCAGCGAGGTCAGCATCGAGCGGACGGCCGAGCGGATGCTCGCGGTCTACGAGCGGGTCGCCGGGACGGTGATCGAGACCGAAGCCAGCAGCGAGCGAAAGCGGGTTCAGGGCGCGGCCGGGCTCGAGTGA